The Deinobacterium chartae genome includes a window with the following:
- a CDS encoding PfkB family carbohydrate kinase: protein MNLIGIGDDYYQDRDEYFPGGNALNVAVLARRYGGGRAGYIGIVGNDHAAAHVLESLRLEGVETTRVRQAVGPNGMAVVSLDAGGDRIFVRSNKGGVQSGLKLHLGPQDLEYLRGFDLIHTSVYSHLEAELPQLHALGRLSFDFSTRRDPGYLAQVCPHLDFAFFSGSGLGDLEVAGLIDEVHRLGCPTVGVTRGGEGAIFSHRGELYRQGVKPTRVVDTLGAGDSFIAGFLVAFGGGRPLPEALDYAADCAAKTCEYYGAFGYPHPHREAQEAAPGAR from the coding sequence ATGAACCTGATAGGCATCGGTGATGACTACTACCAGGACCGCGACGAGTACTTCCCGGGCGGCAACGCGCTGAACGTGGCCGTGCTCGCCCGGCGCTACGGCGGCGGACGCGCGGGCTACATCGGCATCGTCGGCAACGACCACGCCGCCGCGCACGTCCTCGAGAGCCTGCGCCTCGAGGGCGTGGAGACCACGCGGGTGCGGCAGGCGGTCGGTCCCAACGGCATGGCGGTGGTGTCGCTCGACGCAGGCGGCGACCGCATCTTCGTGCGCTCGAACAAGGGCGGCGTGCAGAGCGGACTGAAACTGCACCTCGGCCCGCAGGACCTCGAGTACCTGCGCGGCTTCGACCTGATCCACACCAGCGTCTACAGCCACCTCGAGGCCGAGCTGCCGCAACTGCACGCGCTCGGGCGGCTCTCGTTCGACTTCTCCACCCGCCGGGACCCCGGCTATCTGGCGCAGGTCTGCCCGCACCTGGACTTCGCGTTCTTCTCCGGCTCGGGCCTGGGCGACCTCGAGGTGGCCGGCCTGATCGACGAGGTGCACCGGCTGGGCTGCCCCACCGTGGGCGTGACCCGGGGCGGCGAGGGGGCGATCTTCTCGCACCGGGGCGAGCTGTACCGCCAGGGCGTCAAGCCCACCCGGGTGGTCGACACGCTGGGCGCGGGCGACTCGTTCATCGCGGGCTTCCTGGTCGCTTTCGGCGGGGGCCGACCGCTGCCCGAGGCGCTGGATTACGCGGCGGACTGCGCGGCCAAGACCTGCGAATACTACGGGGCCTTCGGGTATCCGCACCCCCACCGCGAAGCGCAGGAAGCCGCCCCAGGCGCACGCTGA
- a CDS encoding GntR family transcriptional regulator: MGLHRNNQNPLYLQLKQVIKTDILKGRYRPGDMLPPEPQLCREYEVSRITVRRAISELEDEGILEKKQGKGTFVRFARMEQQLVSLDGFTETLRRQGYEPHSQVLERAVVTADHRTQQGLKLGRHARVLRVTRLLSSGSTPLTIDTSFYSLDRFPDLASQLQPDVSTYELLRRHYGVEPRHADRIVTVTLATASEMERLSCNINEPLFHIEKLVFDAERNPIHRSILVTPASRVSFTLSY; the protein is encoded by the coding sequence ATGGGCCTACACCGCAACAACCAGAACCCTCTGTATCTCCAGCTCAAGCAGGTCATCAAGACGGACATTCTCAAGGGCCGTTACCGTCCCGGCGACATGCTTCCGCCTGAACCCCAGCTGTGCAGGGAGTACGAGGTCAGCCGCATCACCGTGCGGCGCGCGATCTCCGAACTCGAGGACGAGGGCATTCTGGAGAAGAAGCAGGGCAAGGGCACCTTCGTGCGCTTCGCGCGCATGGAGCAGCAGCTGGTCAGCTTGGACGGCTTCACCGAGACCCTGCGCCGCCAGGGCTACGAGCCGCACAGCCAGGTCCTCGAGCGCGCGGTGGTCACGGCCGACCACCGCACCCAGCAGGGCCTGAAGCTGGGGCGTCACGCCCGGGTGCTGCGCGTGACCCGCCTGCTCTCGAGCGGCAGCACCCCGCTGACCATCGATACCTCGTTCTACTCGCTGGACCGCTTTCCGGACCTGGCCTCGCAACTGCAGCCGGACGTCTCGACCTACGAACTGCTGCGGCGGCATTACGGGGTAGAACCCCGCCACGCCGACCGGATCGTGACCGTCACCCTGGCGACGGCCAGCGAGATGGAGCGGCTGTCTTGCAACATCAACGAGCCGCTGTTTCACATCGAAAAGCTGGTCTTCGACGCCGAACGCAACCCGATCCACCGCTCGATCCTGGTCACCCCGGCCAGCCGGGTCAGCTTTACCCTCTCTTACTGA
- a CDS encoding HAD family hydrolase, translating to MPFDLIIFDCDGVLIDSELLACQAGVSALAELNIHYDLHDFMRRFVGRSAADCRRELEAAHGPLPTEYHARSEALRLEAFERHLQPIPGVEAVLETLQGPRCVASSSSPERLAHSLGLTGLQRHFGEHVYSSSMVARGKPAPDLFLHAASRLGAAPGRCVVIEDSVAGVQAGIAAGMTVLGFTGASHCPPDHAQTLTRAGAHATFAHMSGLPALLARSGYVRA from the coding sequence ATGCCCTTTGACCTGATCATCTTCGACTGCGACGGCGTCCTGATCGACAGCGAACTGCTGGCCTGCCAGGCCGGGGTGAGCGCTCTGGCCGAACTGAACATTCACTACGACCTGCACGATTTCATGCGGCGCTTCGTGGGCCGCAGCGCCGCCGACTGCCGCCGCGAACTCGAGGCGGCTCACGGCCCGCTGCCCACCGAGTACCACGCCCGCAGCGAAGCGCTGCGCCTCGAGGCCTTCGAGCGGCACCTGCAACCCATCCCCGGCGTCGAGGCGGTGCTAGAAACCCTGCAGGGGCCGCGCTGCGTGGCCTCGAGCAGTTCGCCCGAGCGCCTGGCGCACTCGCTGGGACTGACCGGGCTGCAGCGCCACTTCGGGGAACACGTTTACAGCAGCAGCATGGTCGCGCGCGGCAAGCCTGCCCCGGACCTGTTCCTGCACGCCGCCTCGAGGCTGGGTGCCGCCCCTGGGCGCTGCGTGGTGATCGAGGACAGCGTGGCCGGGGTGCAAGCCGGGATCGCGGCGGGCATGACCGTGCTGGGCTTTACCGGCGCCAGCCACTGTCCGCCGGATCACGCGCAGACACTCACCCGCGCCGGAGCGCACGCGACTTTTGCGCACATGTCCGGGTTGCCCGCCCTGCTCGCCCGTTCGGGCTACGTTCGCGCCTGA
- a CDS encoding ABC transporter substrate-binding protein, protein MKRYLALLMCGLISGCASAQQKVVVGLGYIPNVQFAPFYAAEKRGFYKAEGLEVEFRHGYVSELVPLLLQGKLDYVVGDAEDAVFARAQGAPLRYVMAMYQRLPVTIFSLPAERIESVRDLRGKVIGIPGAFGSSYTALQALLAKNGLKESDVRLNPIGFTQIDAVRAGKVDAAVGFVNNEVVVLREQGVKVNALDLSRAYPMVGSGVIASEKTLASVAGVKKFLRASQRGLAYTLANPQGAYQDSLPYIGSAAGAGQLEVLKASLPYMRSAYTDKNGLGYSDPAAWASAVNFLKSLGRLKSDVKAGGFYSNAFLTRGVK, encoded by the coding sequence ATGAAGCGTTATCTTGCCCTGCTCATGTGCGGCCTGATCTCCGGTTGCGCCTCGGCGCAGCAGAAGGTCGTGGTCGGCCTGGGCTACATCCCCAACGTTCAGTTCGCTCCGTTCTACGCGGCCGAGAAACGCGGTTTTTACAAGGCCGAGGGCCTCGAGGTGGAGTTCCGGCACGGCTACGTGTCCGAGCTGGTGCCGCTGCTGCTGCAGGGCAAGCTCGACTATGTGGTCGGCGACGCCGAGGACGCCGTTTTTGCCCGCGCGCAGGGTGCTCCGCTGCGCTACGTGATGGCGATGTACCAGCGCCTGCCGGTTACGATATTCAGCCTGCCCGCCGAGCGGATCGAGAGCGTGCGGGACCTGCGCGGCAAGGTGATCGGGATTCCGGGCGCTTTTGGCAGCTCGTACACCGCGCTGCAGGCCCTGCTGGCCAAGAACGGCCTCAAGGAGAGCGACGTCCGGCTGAACCCCATCGGTTTTACCCAGATCGACGCGGTTCGTGCGGGCAAGGTGGACGCTGCGGTTGGCTTCGTGAACAACGAGGTGGTGGTGCTGCGCGAGCAGGGCGTCAAGGTGAACGCGCTCGACCTCAGCCGGGCCTACCCGATGGTCGGCAGCGGCGTGATCGCCAGCGAAAAGACCCTGGCCAGCGTGGCCGGGGTCAAGAAGTTCCTCCGGGCCAGCCAGCGCGGTCTGGCCTACACCCTGGCCAACCCGCAGGGCGCTTACCAAGACAGCCTGCCGTACATCGGCAGCGCAGCCGGGGCGGGTCAGCTCGAGGTGCTCAAGGCCTCGCTGCCCTACATGCGCTCGGCCTACACCGACAAGAACGGCTTGGGGTACAGCGACCCGGCCGCCTGGGCTTCGGCCGTGAACTTTCTCAAGAGCCTGGGGCGGCTCAAGTCCGACGTGAAAGCCGGAGGTTTTTACTCGAACGCGTTCTTGACCCGTGGCGTGAAGTAA
- a CDS encoding ABC transporter permease subunit: MGASVQQATDTVIALEDVSVTLGDNRVLENITLSVRRGEFLALIGPSGGGKSTLLRVIAGLIRPARGNRQVAEPPAFVFQDYRLLPWRTALDNVRLPREIGQGRGGLEAHEALHQVGMGAYGRLYPHQLSGGMRARVAVARALAQSSDIVLMDEPFAALDAMVRERFNEELRHLHEKTGRTTVFVTHSIREAVYLADRVAVLKDGRLQAIIDTREAGRVSAYTDGLEAQLRQMLGTGDSTRLVPPDRPARRPFEPLAALGVLAAVLLAWHLLSLRLTPFLLPGPLVVWNELLRAWPELSGQMLYTLSTTLVGLGAGGIAGMLLGYPLGRIPALERILSPFLVASQSTPTIVLAPLLITWLGFGWMPGVVVASLTAFYPLMVNTLIGVREVSRDYHELFDTLGATSWQRLRLLEAPGALPFLLGGLRLAASLALIGAVVWEFVSNAPGLGFAVNQARAYYNTPRQFAAILLLALMGGALYLIVTLIERRVLRHRRRA; this comes from the coding sequence ATGGGCGCGAGCGTTCAACAGGCTACCGATACCGTGATCGCGCTCGAGGACGTCAGCGTGACGCTGGGCGACAACCGGGTGCTCGAAAACATCACCCTCAGCGTGCGGCGCGGGGAATTTCTGGCCTTGATCGGGCCGTCGGGCGGCGGAAAGAGCACGCTGCTGCGCGTCATCGCCGGGCTGATCCGTCCGGCACGGGGCAACCGACAGGTGGCGGAGCCGCCCGCTTTCGTGTTTCAAGACTACCGGCTGCTGCCCTGGCGCACCGCCCTGGACAACGTGCGTCTCCCGCGCGAGATCGGGCAGGGCCGTGGCGGCCTCGAGGCGCACGAAGCGCTTCATCAGGTGGGCATGGGGGCGTACGGCCGCCTCTACCCGCACCAGCTCTCGGGCGGCATGCGCGCCCGTGTGGCGGTAGCCCGCGCGCTGGCGCAGTCCAGTGACATCGTGCTGATGGACGAGCCCTTCGCGGCCCTCGACGCCATGGTTCGTGAGCGCTTCAACGAGGAACTGCGCCACCTGCACGAGAAAACCGGGCGCACCACCGTGTTCGTGACGCACTCGATCCGCGAGGCGGTCTATTTGGCCGACCGGGTGGCGGTGCTCAAGGACGGACGCCTGCAGGCGATCATCGACACCCGCGAGGCGGGCCGGGTGAGCGCGTACACCGACGGCCTCGAGGCACAGCTGCGGCAGATGCTGGGAACCGGCGACTCGACCCGGCTGGTTCCCCCGGATCGTCCGGCCCGGCGCCCCTTCGAGCCGCTGGCCGCGCTGGGCGTGCTGGCGGCGGTGCTGCTGGCTTGGCACCTGCTGTCGCTGCGGCTGACGCCGTTTCTGCTGCCCGGTCCCCTGGTCGTTTGGAACGAGCTGCTGCGCGCGTGGCCCGAGCTTTCCGGGCAGATGCTCTATACGCTTTCGACCACGCTGGTCGGTCTGGGTGCCGGGGGGATAGCCGGGATGCTGCTGGGTTATCCGCTCGGGCGCATCCCGGCCCTCGAGCGGATCCTGTCGCCGTTTCTGGTGGCGTCGCAGAGCACGCCCACCATCGTGCTGGCCCCGCTGCTGATCACCTGGCTGGGCTTCGGCTGGATGCCGGGCGTGGTGGTGGCCTCGCTGACGGCTTTTTATCCGCTGATGGTCAACACCCTGATCGGGGTGCGCGAGGTCAGCCGCGACTACCACGAGCTGTTTGACACCCTGGGCGCGACCTCCTGGCAGCGCCTGCGCCTGCTCGAGGCGCCGGGCGCGCTGCCGTTTTTGCTGGGCGGTTTGCGGTTGGCGGCCAGCTTGGCCCTCATCGGGGCGGTGGTGTGGGAGTTCGTTTCGAACGCGCCGGGGCTGGGTTTCGCGGTGAATCAGGCGCGCGCGTACTACAACACGCCGCGGCAGTTCGCGGCCATCTTGCTGCTGGCCCTGATGGGCGGGGCGCTGTACCTGATCGTGACCCTGATCGAGCGGCGGGTGCTGCGCCACCGTCGCCGCGCCTGA